In Amycolatopsis sp. EV170708-02-1, the following are encoded in one genomic region:
- a CDS encoding cytochrome P450, which translates to MFDLADPAFLANPYPSFADLRERGEVHRHDGLGIAVAVSHAASAAVLRHRGLGRIWQDALPVERFASFNLLHRNSLLENEPPAHTRLRRVIAGAFGRGHVQRLRPMVAELADGMVDGLAAEIAETGSADLLAHLAQPLPVAVIAELLGVPVDKGPSMVSWSNHIVKMYEYGLAEEKRDAAEAAAAEFVDYLRDVAKQRANSPGEDIISDLLRSELTEDELVATAVLLLMAGHEATVNVIGNGVNALLTHRDQWERLVASPDLLDPCVEELIRFDAPLQLFERTATTDVEIAGFRVAEGEKIGALLGAAARDPKVFDRPDTLDIGRTPNAHLGFGMGIHYCVGAPLARVEIAAALSSLASKLPGLELAETPERRPEFVIRGLRSLRVTTR; encoded by the coding sequence GTGTTCGACCTCGCCGACCCGGCCTTCCTCGCGAATCCGTACCCGTCCTTCGCCGACCTCCGCGAACGCGGCGAAGTCCACCGGCACGACGGCCTCGGCATCGCCGTGGCGGTGTCGCACGCGGCGTCGGCCGCCGTCCTGCGGCATCGCGGGCTCGGCCGGATCTGGCAGGACGCGCTGCCGGTGGAGCGGTTCGCGTCGTTCAACCTCCTGCACCGCAACTCGCTGCTGGAGAACGAGCCGCCCGCCCACACGCGGTTGCGGCGGGTGATCGCGGGCGCGTTCGGGCGCGGGCACGTCCAGCGGCTGCGGCCGATGGTCGCCGAACTCGCGGACGGCATGGTCGACGGCCTCGCCGCCGAGATCGCCGAAACCGGCTCGGCCGATCTGCTGGCGCACCTCGCGCAGCCGCTGCCGGTCGCGGTCATCGCGGAACTGCTGGGCGTCCCGGTCGACAAGGGGCCGAGCATGGTCTCGTGGTCGAACCACATCGTGAAGATGTACGAGTACGGGCTCGCCGAGGAGAAGCGCGACGCCGCCGAAGCCGCGGCCGCGGAGTTCGTCGACTACCTGCGTGATGTCGCGAAGCAGCGCGCGAATTCCCCTGGCGAAGACATCATCAGCGACCTTCTGCGCAGTGAGCTCACCGAAGACGAACTGGTCGCGACCGCGGTGCTGCTCCTGATGGCCGGGCACGAGGCGACGGTGAACGTGATCGGGAACGGCGTCAACGCGCTGCTGACCCACCGCGACCAGTGGGAACGGCTGGTGGCCTCCCCGGATCTCCTGGACCCGTGCGTCGAGGAGCTGATCCGCTTCGACGCGCCGCTGCAGCTCTTCGAGCGCACGGCGACCACCGACGTCGAGATCGCCGGTTTCCGCGTCGCCGAGGGCGAGAAGATCGGTGCCCTCCTCGGCGCCGCCGCACGGGACCCGAAGGTGTTCGACCGGCCGGACACCCTCGACATCGGCCGCACGCCGAACGCGCACCTCGGCTTCGGCATGGGCATCCACTACTGCGTCGGCGCCCCGCTCGCGCGGGTGGAGATCGCGGCCGCGCTGAGCTCCCTGGCCTCGAAGCTGCCGGGGCTGGAGCTCGCCGAGACCCCGGAGCGGCGGCCGGAGTTCGTGATCCGGGGCCTGCGCTCACTCCGGGTGACCACGCGCTGA